tgGGTCTTGGCCTCCTCCCCACGCAAGGAACCGCccgtcttcttcctctccggcgTGTCCTGGACGGCTTGTTTCTTGGCCGCCTTCGTCTTGCTCTGCTCTTGAGTGAAGTAGTAGCAGCGGAGCGGAGTGAGCCAGTGAAAGGTGAAGGGTTGGCTTTCCTGGGGACGAGACAGGGGGGAGGaggatggccggaggaggggcggcgccgccgccgaagcaggAGGAGCTGCAGCCGCACCCGGTGAAGGACCAGCTGCCCAGCGTGTCCTACTGCATCAccagcccgccgccgtggcgtaCGTCCCTCTCACCCACCCACCTACTTCGGCATTTATGTTCTTGTCATGTGGATCTTCCCCTTTGATGTCGATGTTATCCTGCTTGGAGTTGGGCACTGGGTCTGGGTCTGGGCTGGTCCTGAACTCCTGATTTCTGCTACTTGATTTGGTGCCTGCCACCTAGTAATAATCTATCCATCGGTGAATCTTGAGGCCCCGTTCGGTTGGCAAaaagtttgctacagtaaccatcacatcgaattttcggacacatacatgaagcattaaatgtatatgaaaaaataactaattacatagtctaactgattagcaagagatgaactttttaaacctaattagttcatgattggatattatttgtcaaataatatcgaaatgtgctacagtaacttttcACCCCGAAATCGCGAACTGAACGGGACCTGAATATGCAGCTGAGGCCGTCATACTTGGATTCCAACACTACATTGTGATGCTGGGCACATCTGTCATAATACCAAGTGCTCTCGTTCCCCAGATGGGAGGAGGAAATGTGAGTATCTTTGAATCGTCTGAAAACACCACCCCACCATGTTCAGAATCTGAGAGCtaagtttgtgatgatggtgcCCATATGCATGTCAAAAAATACTGAACTTCTGTTGCGGCATTGCCTTTCTGTCaggaggagaaggctcgggtGATCCAGACGCTGCTGTTCGTCGCCGGCATCAACACCTTGTGCCAGTCATTCTTTGGGACTCGTCTCCCCGCAGTGATGGGTGGATCCTACACCGTCGTCGCGCCGACCATTTCCATCATCATGGCCAGCCGCTACAGCAATGAAACAGACCCTCGTGAGGTAGCTCCTAGCTCCATTGTTGCTTGGTGTACAAGATTGCCATTGTCATATCCTCTGTTTATTTTTCTTGTAAAGTTCACAAGTCTTTGTCGCTGCTGTTTAGAAATTCTTGCGGACTATGCGAGGAATCCAAGGCGCTCTGATCATTGCGTCGACAATCCAGATCATACTTGGTTTTAGTGGCCTCTGGCGCAATGTTGTTAGGTAGGGATCAATGGTTCCTATTCGTAAATTCTGCTAGTGCATTCTATGATTGTATAATatcaggttggaggcttggctgCTGTTGTTCAAATTGAATTATTTCAGTTTGTGGCTTGATTAGTCTGCAATCATTTCACAGGTTGCTAAGCCCATTGTCTGCTGTTCCTCTGATCTCGCTTGCTGGATTTGGGCTCTATGAGCTTGGTTTTCCAGGGGTAAGCATTAGTGTAGAGCTAATCTGATGTTGTTGTCGCTTGTTTTTTTTCATGTTCCCAGCTCCTTATATCACCGGAACACTGACTCTAGGATTCATTTGGTTTCAGGTTGCAAAGTGTGTGGAAATTGGGCTCCCAGAAATCATTCTAATGCTCATATTTTCTCAGGTTTGTGTCATTCATTCTGCCTTTCTATGCACAAAAAGCCACTATATCAGAAGCCATTTACTAATGCATTTGCTCTACGCATGTGCAGTATTTACCTCATGCTATTCATGTGGCAAAGCCTGTGTTTGACCGGTTTTCTGTAATCTTCACCATTGCTATTGTATGGCTGTATGCATACATTCTTACTGCTAGTGGTGCGTACAAGAATGCTCGAACAAAGACACAAATACATTGTCGTGTGGACCGCTCTGGACTTATAAGTGGAGCACCTTGGTAAGCATTTAAGCAATCTATCACAATTGCGCCACCTTTTCCGGAGACCCTTGTTTTGGTAAGAGTTCATTTCAGATGTGCTGAAAAAACATTGTAGGATTAATGTTCCATACCCTTTCCAATGGGGAGCTCCAACATTTGATGCTGGAGAATGTTTTGCGATGATGATGGCCTCATTTGTCGCTCTTGTAGAGGTTAGTCTGTGCAGCTTTACCCAAAGTGATAAAAAATAAGTGGGTGATGATTAACCTTCTAATAGGCATTGTGCTTCTCTTTCAGTCAACTGGGACCTTCATTGCCGTGTCAAGATATGCAAGCGCGACTATGATACCTCCCTCTGTTCTTGGTCGTGGCATTGGTTGGCAGGTACCTGAGTTGATTATCGTAAGCTTCATTTTCTTCTTGCTAGTTTTCTGTGGTCAAAATTGTATTTCATCATCTGTAGGGCATTGGTACTTTACTTGGTGCATTTTTTGGGACAGCTAATGGAACTGCAGTGTCAGTGTAAGTGTTATCCTACTATCTGGTGCTACGGGCATTGATAGCTTGGGGTACAGCTTTTCTCTAATAGTCCATTTTGATGTTTGCAGTGAAAATGCTGGTTTACTTGCCTTGACACATGTTGGCAGCCGGAGAGTAGTCCAAATATCTGCAGGATTCATGATTTTCTTCTCTATCCTTGGTAATGCACAATGTTGTTTCTAATGTTATGCATCTAGGTTCTCCATTGAGTGTACTTTTAGATTTGGAAGTAAGCAGACAAATAAAGGACGCTCGGCAGACTGTTACTGAATTTGATAGCAACACTGTTACTGCATTTGAGGATTGTGACTGTAACTTTTGTAATTTGACTTTTGACATATAAATTCCTTAGTATTTTGCATGGTTCAGGTGTTGTTGATTATCCGCTTTTGATAGGCTAATCGTGCTGCTTTTGTTTAACTAGGAAAATTCGGAGCAATATTTGCGTCCATCCCACTGCCGATATTTGCTGCCCTATACTGCATATTCTTCGCATATATTGGTACATCCTGATCTCTGTATCCTTCAGCAGGACTTTTATCTTCTTATTATCTCCAGGACATGTTCTTAAACACCAAGCTTTTCAATTTATCTATTCATATGCTTTGCAGGCGCTTGTGGTCTCAGCTTCCTTCAGTTCTGTAACCTGAACAGCTTCAGGACCAAGTTCATCATGGGGTTCTCCTTCTTCATGGGCTTGTCGGTCCCCCAGTACTTCAACGAGTACACATCCGTGGCTGGCTATGGCCCAGTGCATACCGGCGCTCGATGGGTATGTGAAACAAACGCTGCTGTCTCCGTGCCATTCTAGAATTGCCATTttggtttcatcaaaaaaaGAATTGCCATTGtggtttcataaaaaaaaagaatttccATTGTGGTTTCATCAAAAGAAGAATTGCCATTGTTCAGCTGGACCTCCATTGCACATGTGTGACTGATGCAGTTTTGCTCACCATGGTTGCTTTCTCGTCTCGGCAGTTCAACGACATGATCAACGTGCCCTT
The Panicum virgatum strain AP13 chromosome 6N, P.virgatum_v5, whole genome shotgun sequence genome window above contains:
- the LOC120678635 gene encoding nucleobase-ascorbate transporter 6-like; translated protein: MAGGGAAPPPKQEELQPHPVKDQLPSVSYCITSPPPWPEAVILGFQHYIVMLGTSVIIPSALVPQMGGGNEEKARVIQTLLFVAGINTLCQSFFGTRLPAVMGGSYTVVAPTISIIMASRYSNETDPREKFLRTMRGIQGALIIASTIQIILGFSGLWRNVVRLLSPLSAVPLISLAGFGLYELGFPGVAKCVEIGLPEIILMLIFSQYLPHAIHVAKPVFDRFSVIFTIAIVWLYAYILTASGAYKNARTKTQIHCRVDRSGLISGAPWINVPYPFQWGAPTFDAGECFAMMMASFVALVESTGTFIAVSRYASATMIPPSVLGRGIGWQGIGTLLGAFFGTANGTAVSVENAGLLALTHVGSRRVVQISAGFMIFFSILGKFGAIFASIPLPIFAALYCIFFAYIGACGLSFLQFCNLNSFRTKFIMGFSFFMGLSVPQYFNEYTSVAGYGPVHTGARWFNDMINVPFSSKAFVAVLVAFFLDNTIQRRDTSVRRDRGYHWWDKFRSFKTDSRSEEFYSLPFNLNKFFPSV